In Victivallaceae bacterium, a single window of DNA contains:
- the pyk gene encoding pyruvate kinase: protein MLTHTKIICTLGPKTSSKEKIEELTDAGMNVARLNFSHGTHEEHARIIRLLKEVRQEKDIPLAIMLDNKGPEVRLGKIEDNGFFVKKGQRIFLIDDEDHIGTKEAVALKPKELFSVLEKGAELLMDDGYISAVVTDIVSASKVEIEFTNDGFLGSSKSVSVSNVEVPLPFLTEVDFNDIRFGCEQGIDVIAASFVRYAEDILELRKFLNDCGKGYLPIIAKIENRLGVKNFNKIADVSEGIMIARGDLGIELPVVQVPRLQKMMADVSRKKGKICITATQMLESMINNPLPTRAEVSDIANAIYDGTSAVMLSGETASGNYPIEAVKIMKAVIIDTEISLTHQDFFDTDVVDFGLPLSPALAALGPSCMRIAKAGQAKAIIVYTTEGVSPVFLSKYRPEIPIIAVTSKDSVYRGLALCWGVFPMLSKSSDRAIWRKEACEYALEKGLLNLYDEILVLSRSASSEGTNTVAITAVMDILGKKIPQQLDERA, encoded by the coding sequence ATGCTTACTCATACCAAGATCATTTGTACCCTAGGTCCGAAGACCTCTTCCAAGGAAAAAATAGAAGAATTGACGGATGCCGGAATGAATGTTGCCAGATTGAATTTCAGTCATGGAACTCATGAAGAACATGCTCGGATTATTCGACTTTTAAAAGAGGTTCGACAAGAAAAAGATATTCCTTTAGCCATTATGTTGGATAATAAAGGACCCGAAGTTCGTTTAGGTAAAATCGAAGATAACGGATTTTTTGTTAAAAAAGGACAAAGAATTTTTTTGATTGATGATGAGGATCATATAGGGACCAAAGAAGCAGTTGCTTTAAAACCTAAGGAATTATTTTCCGTTTTGGAAAAAGGTGCTGAGCTTCTTATGGACGACGGCTATATCAGTGCCGTAGTAACGGATATTGTTTCTGCTTCAAAAGTCGAAATCGAATTCACAAACGATGGATTTCTCGGATCGTCAAAATCGGTCAGCGTCTCTAATGTTGAGGTGCCTTTGCCTTTCTTAACCGAGGTGGATTTCAATGATATACGCTTCGGCTGTGAGCAAGGTATTGATGTGATAGCCGCTTCTTTTGTCAGATATGCTGAAGATATTTTGGAATTAAGGAAATTTTTGAATGATTGCGGAAAAGGATATCTTCCTATTATTGCCAAAATTGAAAATCGATTAGGAGTAAAAAATTTCAATAAGATAGCAGATGTTTCCGAAGGAATCATGATTGCCAGAGGAGATTTAGGTATTGAATTACCTGTGGTTCAAGTACCTCGTTTGCAGAAGATGATGGCGGATGTTTCCCGTAAAAAAGGAAAAATTTGTATTACGGCTACTCAAATGTTGGAATCCATGATTAATAATCCGTTGCCGACTAGAGCTGAGGTTTCCGACATTGCCAATGCTATTTATGACGGAACTTCCGCAGTCATGTTATCCGGAGAGACAGCTTCCGGAAACTATCCTATTGAAGCTGTAAAAATTATGAAAGCCGTGATTATAGACACGGAAATATCGCTGACCCATCAGGACTTTTTTGATACTGACGTGGTTGATTTCGGATTACCGCTTTCTCCTGCTCTAGCTGCTTTGGGTCCTTCATGTATGCGTATTGCTAAAGCGGGACAAGCAAAAGCCATAATCGTGTATACGACCGAAGGGGTGTCTCCTGTCTTTTTATCTAAATATCGTCCCGAAATACCCATAATTGCCGTTACGTCTAAAGACAGCGTTTATAGAGGTCTTGCTTTATGTTGGGGAGTATTTCCTATGTTATCGAAAAGTAGTGATAGAGCGATTTGGAGAAAAGAAGCTTGTGAATACGCGCTTGAGAAAGGTCTTTTAAATTTATACGATGAAATTTTGGTTTTAAGTCGTAGTGCTTCTTCCGAAGGTACTAATACCGTAGCTATAACTGCCGTAATGGATATTTTAGGAAAAAAAATTCCTCAGCAGCTTGATGAGCGAGCATAA
- the cdaA gene encoding diadenylate cyclase CdaA encodes MDFLYFLVPIFEILIIWTVFNYLVELLWGTRAMDVVLGFLSFLFLFFLATKFDLPVIRKLMLYIVNIAAIAVFIIFQPEIRLALSKVRFKSRKYMIQDHEKFIDNLALCVYHMSEKQIGALIVLENKHLLEEYSTSAVFIDANFSPELLEAIFQPTSPLHDGAVIIHGTTVSYAGVILPLSQDASQLSKTMGTRHRAALGASQKSDVVVIVVSEENGKVSVSRDGILTRGIKIDRFKAILKSVFVSETTNSKSFRSWFYST; translated from the coding sequence ATGGACTTCCTCTATTTTCTGGTACCTATTTTTGAGATACTCATTATTTGGACCGTATTCAACTACCTCGTCGAGTTGTTATGGGGCACAAGAGCGATGGATGTCGTATTGGGGTTCCTATCTTTCCTTTTTCTGTTTTTCTTAGCTACTAAATTCGATCTTCCCGTTATCAGAAAGCTCATGCTTTACATAGTAAATATAGCGGCAATCGCGGTGTTTATTATTTTCCAACCGGAGATCAGGTTGGCTTTATCGAAAGTCAGATTTAAGAGCAGAAAATATATGATTCAGGATCATGAAAAATTTATAGATAATCTGGCCCTCTGCGTTTATCACATGTCCGAGAAACAGATCGGGGCTTTGATAGTCCTCGAAAACAAACACTTGCTTGAGGAATATTCGACGTCGGCCGTTTTTATCGATGCCAATTTTTCTCCTGAGCTACTTGAAGCCATTTTCCAGCCTACTTCACCTCTACATGATGGAGCGGTAATCATTCACGGAACGACGGTATCTTATGCCGGAGTCATTCTTCCGTTATCACAAGACGCATCCCAATTATCCAAGACTATGGGAACAAGACATAGGGCCGCTTTGGGAGCCAGTCAAAAAAGCGATGTAGTTGTTATCGTAGTTTCCGAAGAAAACGGAAAAGTTTCCGTATCAAGAGACGGTATTTTAACGAGAGGAATTAAAATAGATCGTTTCAAAGCTATTTTAAAAAGTGTTTTCGTATCGGAAACGACTAATTCCAAATCCTTTAGATCATGGTTTTATTCAACGTGA
- a CDS encoding cytochrome ubiquinol oxidase subunit I — translation MDVSLLSRIQFALCISFHYLFVPLSLGIGLLIAFFEGALFKTKNVVYEVISIFLTKIFALVFVFGVVTGMVQIFAFGTNWSNFTRFTGNIFGSLLGAEGIFAFFLESVFMGILLFARRNLSQGWIFFSAVMVAVGAHMSAFWIVAANSWMQTPAGYALVEDRGITQVLMTDFWRVVNNFSTWDRFIHVVLGCWISGGFFLISLGAYYSLKRKYPDIVRKLLKIGLIFTAICLILQLWSGDRSAQGVAKNQPIKLAAFEGIYKTTSYTPLWVFGIPNDKTETVKGLPIPGGLSLLIHRNFKQPVIGLDQFDPSLRPNIPLVFQAYHLMVALWGVMVLTVIVGMRVLKKSCSRWILYWLIWSSLLPALCNQVGWYAAEMGRQPWVVQGLLKTVDALSPIIYRGQVIQSLIMFSIVFILLLVLFIYLLLTKIAKGPYWMPQEKSVSGENNDGF, via the coding sequence ATGGACGTATCTTTATTGTCACGTATTCAATTTGCTTTATGCATTTCTTTCCATTATCTGTTCGTGCCTTTAAGTTTGGGGATCGGTTTATTAATTGCTTTTTTTGAAGGCGCATTATTCAAAACCAAAAATGTCGTCTATGAAGTCATCAGCATTTTTTTGACAAAAATTTTTGCTTTAGTTTTTGTTTTTGGCGTTGTGACTGGTATGGTTCAGATTTTTGCTTTCGGAACGAATTGGTCTAATTTTACTAGATTTACGGGTAATATTTTTGGGTCTTTGCTAGGAGCCGAAGGAATTTTTGCTTTTTTTCTCGAATCCGTTTTTATGGGAATTCTTTTATTTGCCAGACGCAATCTTTCGCAAGGGTGGATTTTTTTTTCGGCCGTTATGGTAGCCGTAGGGGCTCACATGAGTGCTTTTTGGATTGTAGCAGCCAATTCTTGGATGCAAACTCCTGCAGGATATGCTTTGGTTGAAGATCGCGGCATTACTCAGGTCTTAATGACCGATTTTTGGCGTGTCGTTAATAATTTTTCCACGTGGGATCGATTTATTCATGTCGTATTGGGGTGTTGGATATCAGGAGGATTTTTTTTAATCAGTCTGGGAGCGTATTACTCTTTAAAGAGAAAATATCCGGATATTGTGCGTAAATTGTTGAAAATAGGACTTATATTCACGGCCATTTGTCTTATTTTACAACTTTGGTCCGGTGATCGTTCCGCGCAAGGTGTTGCTAAAAATCAACCGATTAAACTAGCGGCTTTTGAAGGAATATACAAAACGACGTCGTATACCCCGCTTTGGGTTTTCGGTATTCCGAACGATAAAACCGAAACGGTTAAAGGTTTGCCTATCCCCGGTGGATTATCGTTACTTATTCATCGTAATTTCAAGCAACCGGTTATCGGATTAGATCAATTCGATCCCTCGTTAAGACCGAACATTCCATTAGTATTTCAGGCTTATCATCTTATGGTTGCGCTTTGGGGTGTCATGGTATTAACCGTAATTGTAGGAATGCGAGTATTGAAGAAATCTTGTTCCCGGTGGATTTTGTATTGGTTAATCTGGTCTTCATTGCTCCCTGCCTTATGTAATCAAGTAGGATGGTATGCAGCTGAAATGGGAAGACAACCGTGGGTGGTTCAAGGACTATTAAAAACCGTCGATGCTTTGTCCCCCATCATATATCGTGGTCAAGTGATTCAATCCTTGATTATGTTTTCAATCGTTTTTATTTTGCTTTTGGTTCTCTTCATATATTTGTTATTAACGAAAATTGCTAAAGGTCCTTATTGGATGCCTCAAGAAAAATCGGTATCTGGAGAAAACAATGACGGTTTCTAA
- the cydB gene encoding cytochrome d ubiquinol oxidase subunit II yields the protein MTVSNPAAVIWYAVLFISIAAYLLGDGFDLGTGLLYSFIKKEENKRLTLRAISPFWDGNEVWLIIIFGGLLAGFPNVYGLILSIFYTPIWELVLGLIFRGIAIEVRNHSARFAWRLIWDLLFSFSSLLITFILGTLLGNLMAGISLNISSTHTFFRAYPSLIGLLSVFVCALQGGTYLCMKAEHLYNSLRQPIRISLVCFGSLYIISFFSAFIYLPEIFLNFFNFPLLFVFPLLNIILYVMLVRSFFKNAYGKAFLYSCLNICCLTVTVGCLIFPYLLRFTDGMESLTLFNSAVDAKTLNVLLIMLAIGLPFVIGYNIFIYRLFRNKITDSEHY from the coding sequence ATGACGGTTTCTAATCCTGCAGCCGTTATTTGGTATGCCGTTTTATTCATTTCGATTGCGGCTTATCTTCTGGGAGACGGTTTTGATCTGGGAACGGGATTGTTGTATTCATTCATTAAAAAAGAAGAAAATAAACGGTTAACCTTAAGAGCAATCAGTCCTTTTTGGGACGGAAATGAAGTATGGTTGATTATCATTTTCGGAGGACTTTTAGCTGGTTTTCCTAATGTTTACGGATTGATACTTTCCATTTTCTATACTCCGATATGGGAGTTGGTTCTCGGATTGATTTTTAGGGGAATCGCCATAGAAGTGCGCAATCATTCGGCACGATTCGCGTGGCGATTGATTTGGGATTTGCTTTTTTCTTTTTCAAGCCTATTAATCACCTTCATATTGGGAACTTTATTGGGTAATTTAATGGCCGGCATTTCTCTAAATATTTCATCTACCCATACTTTTTTTAGAGCTTATCCGTCTTTGATAGGATTGCTTAGCGTATTTGTTTGTGCATTGCAAGGAGGGACGTATCTTTGTATGAAAGCAGAACATTTATACAATTCGCTTAGACAACCTATCAGAATTTCTTTAGTTTGTTTCGGCTCCCTTTACATCATAAGTTTTTTTTCGGCATTTATTTATTTACCGGAGATTTTTTTGAATTTTTTTAATTTTCCTTTGTTATTCGTTTTTCCGTTACTAAACATAATTTTATATGTTATGCTTGTCCGTTCTTTTTTTAAAAATGCTTATGGTAAAGCATTTCTTTACTCATGTCTGAATATTTGCTGTTTAACCGTAACTGTCGGTTGTTTGATTTTTCCTTATCTTTTGCGTTTTACCGACGGAATGGAAAGTTTGACTTTGTTCAATTCTGCGGTTGATGCCAAAACTTTGAATGTTCTTTTAATCATGCTCGCTATCGGATTGCCTTTCGTTATCGGTTATAATATTTTTATTTATCGATTGTTTCGTAATAAAATTACCGATTCCGAACATTACTAG
- a CDS encoding DNA adenine methylase, with protein MNFSFSDVVDHSTPIPSPVPFLKWVGGKSRILETIIKYLPKRFESYYAPFLGGGRLLF; from the coding sequence ATGAACTTTAGTTTTTCCGACGTCGTAGATCACTCCACTCCTATACCGTCTCCTGTTCCTTTTCTCAAGTGGGTGGGCGGTAAAAGTCGGATTTTAGAGACCATTATCAAATATTTACCGAAACGATTCGAAAGTTATTACGCACCTTTTTTGGGAGGGGGTAGGCTTTTATTTTGA
- a CDS encoding exo-alpha-sialidase: MSLYRFLPVFLILSIFSFKSVYAVDNLFENESYISCPEMNADKATIVDFGGILWCVWEGSSSVNKKENSLWMSRYIDERWTKPLEFVTGDFCNPNLCRITLKEILLFYTDNKDMSKVYCLRTINGGKTWLSPRLLPAGIIGPQRGTPFFDKKTGTLLIPTSNSSGKSEDVDKNTSCWIEVCDSGVKKWYNRYGPIISETSVFGPSEPSIILNSRGKFKMFCRNRSRSYLENDAFILYAESADKGRTWGAFENLIFPNPDSGIYALQMNSLVVVIGNYSFDKKKNMACLISQDYADNWSRPILIDADESENPAAVFEGEEYLHIVYTVRADGYKRIKYKKAKITNLLFSPMNGLEEEMKKVLPVRY; the protein is encoded by the coding sequence ATGTCTTTATATAGATTTTTACCGGTTTTTTTGATTTTAAGTATTTTCTCGTTTAAAAGCGTTTACGCAGTTGATAATTTATTCGAGAACGAAAGCTATATTTCTTGTCCGGAAATGAACGCCGACAAGGCTACCATTGTTGATTTCGGAGGGATTCTTTGGTGTGTTTGGGAAGGTTCATCTTCGGTTAATAAAAAAGAAAACTCTTTATGGATGAGTCGTTACATTGATGAAAGATGGACGAAACCTCTCGAATTTGTTACCGGAGATTTTTGTAATCCGAATTTGTGCCGTATTACCTTGAAAGAGATTCTATTATTTTACACCGATAATAAGGATATGTCGAAAGTATATTGTTTACGTACTATTAACGGAGGAAAAACTTGGCTATCTCCTAGGTTGTTACCGGCAGGAATTATCGGTCCTCAGAGGGGGACTCCTTTTTTTGATAAGAAAACGGGAACTTTGTTGATTCCTACTTCAAATAGCTCCGGAAAATCCGAAGATGTCGATAAAAATACCTCTTGTTGGATTGAAGTCTGTGATTCCGGGGTTAAGAAATGGTATAATCGTTACGGTCCTATTATTAGCGAAACATCCGTTTTCGGACCTTCCGAACCTTCGATTATTCTTAATTCGCGTGGAAAATTTAAAATGTTCTGCCGAAACAGATCTCGTTCCTATTTGGAAAACGATGCCTTTATTTTATATGCAGAATCTGCTGATAAGGGAAGAACTTGGGGGGCATTCGAAAATTTAATTTTTCCTAATCCGGATTCCGGCATTTACGCATTACAGATGAATTCTTTGGTAGTAGTCATCGGTAATTATTCATTTGATAAAAAAAAGAATATGGCTTGTTTAATTTCGCAAGATTATGCGGATAACTGGAGCAGACCTATTCTCATAGATGCTGACGAATCCGAAAATCCTGCAGCGGTTTTTGAAGGGGAGGAATATTTGCATATCGTATATACCGTACGAGCCGATGGATATAAAAGAATCAAATACAAAAAGGCGAAAATAACCAATCTTCTATTTTCGCCTATGAATGGTTTGGAAGAAGAAATGAAAAAAGTACTTCCTGTTCGGTATTAG